GCCGGCCATCCGAAGCCGTCCGTCTCTCGCTCCCCCGGACCGTACCACTCAGTTTCGAGTCACAGTCCTGGCCGAAGCTCGCGACGAACAACGGCGAAAGAATCCACGCGCGACAAACCACATGACACATTCTTCACCGTTGGGGGTCCAATTGGAAGGCTCGTGATTACTTCGATTTGCCTGATCTGCCTCAAGGGTGGGTAGGAGAACCGGGGACGGATGGTATCGCTTCGAGAAAGCTGGGCGGTTTTCAAAGGGGCTGCCTGGTCTTGGGTAATCCCGCTGCTCATCGTCGCAGCGTAATCACGGGAGCCGCGATGGCCACTGAAGCAGGCGTGCTTGCAGTGGCGCTCGCTCTGATTGTCTCGGTGTGCAATTGGGGGTGTCTTCGTGATTGCCTGGCCTTTCGTCTGAGAGACCGACGCATCAGTGAACTCCACCCAAGCGAAATCTACAGAACAACCTCCGCCGCAACCCTGGCCAACACGGACCTGGCCAGCATCACCGGTCGGCCGGAGGCCTCTCTCGCGACCTCTTTCATCGAAAGGTCATAGCCCATGCAATCCATCACCACGACGTCGCACTGGGCAAGTGCCCGGGCGGCCTCCCTCAGCTCCGTGTGAGTCAAACCAGGGCCTGGCTGGACCTCTGTCCCCGAGCAGGAGGTCACTCCCCCATTGCCCTTCACGCTCTCCTTCACTCCAAACGGTGATGCCGCTTCGACAACGACAGTGGTGCCCAGGCCCGCAGCCCGCGCAGCTTTCTCCCAGCGCTCCGCTTGCCAGCAAGCCTGACTCCGGTCGGGGGTAAGCACGCCCAGAATTCCGTCGCCCACGACTGCCAAGGCGGTGGACATGAGTATCCGATCCGGGCGCAGGAGGGGACGGTTCGACTCCAGATCGTCAAAGGACCCGGTGCACAGGAGGATGATGGCGTCAGCCTGATCCTTCGCGCGGCGCACAGCCGCCTCGACCAGGGGATACAGCTTCCTCTCGGACACCTGGACCGACCTGCCTGTTCTGAGCCTCGTGACGAGGAGTTCCTCCCCCTGTGTGGGAGCGAGCGCCGCAACCTCGGCATCACTGAGGCCGTCCAGAGCGCCGAATTCCACGATCTGAATGGCAGCGCGGGGCGAGGCTGGGGAGGCGCTGCATCGGCATTCCCCCCTTGCGGCCTCACTTCTCGGCGGAATGCTCTCCACTCTCGGGCCCTCGGGAATCCCCATTATCCTTCGGAGCTCCGGCACGATGTCTTCCCGAGGTGTCTGCCCGATGGTGACTGCAGCGACAGTGCGGCAAGTCCGGTCGTTCAACTCCCAGCCACCTCCACTGCTTTTCTCACTCAGCCCCATTGGGGTTCTTCAGGAAGTGGCCGAGGCCACGTTCCCGTATGTCCGCGTAGCGCGGAACACCAGTTATGTCAACGCCCGTGCCCGGGTACATCATCTCCATGGTCTGGAGTATCTCCAAGATGCTCGAAGCATGCCTGCCTACCCTCATCTCAATGGGCAGGCCTCCCTCATCGTAAGGCACGGTGACCAGGCCTTTCTTGGCCGCCGCGAGGAGAAACTCATCTTTCCCAACCAGGAGGAGGTCTTCGGTGGTCCTCCCGCGCACCCAGTCCATCAGCGGGTTCGCCACCTCCATCAGGATGACCCGAGCGTCGGAGTGGTCCCCGACCTCCCTGTGGGTGAGCCCTCTGAGCCTGCCGGGGGATGCCTCAACCCCTATCCTGAATCCCTCGTTGAACTCGAGAGTCATGGCGGACATCCCAGCTATGTCCAGGGCGTTCTCATGGGCAACCATCACGTTGACGATGGGATACATCGCGGACGCCTCGTGCAGGTCGATCACAAGGTCGCAGTCTTCCTTGCGGATGAGTTCGGTGATGGCGTAGGCCACCCGTTCCGTGAATAATCCGTTCGGACGCCCGGGGAAGCAGCGGTTGAGGTTTCTGACTTCAGAGCCGCTCAGTATCTGCCCGGATGGGTAGTGCGCGTAGGCCTCGGGGTCCGGCCACTGGTGGACGGGGTTGGTCAGCCTGTCGCCGAGTCTGAACCAGCGCTCGCCCCACTCGGTCTTCACATGGAACCTGGGCAGAAACGCGTCCTCAGCGGGCTGCGCGGTGAACCCACTGTTGTTGCTGTGGGGAATGATGATCAGTCTGCCGCGCTCGACGACGGCGTTCTCTATGAAGAGGACGGCCGTGAGCATGCCGGCGACCTCGGTCGCATGAACGCCGCCGAGAAGGAGCACAGTCCCGCCAGGTTCGTCTCCTTCGAGCACGTACACATCCGTATCCCCGGCAGTGCCACGAATGCCCCCGAAGTAGTCTGACAATCTCCTCACTTCAGTCACGGAAGGCCCTTTCACAATCGGCTCAACCGTGTAGGATTCCAGTATCTGTGCGCTTGCAAGCGCAGTCACTGCAATAGTGACCGCGAGAATCACTGCGGCTCTGACCAGCCGGGCTCCGGAAGAAGTCGGCCTCTTGAAGTTGGGCGAAGCAGACACCTTGCACCACCTCCTTCAGCGGATGTGAAGCGCCCTGAGAAGGAACGGCGCCATCACAACTCCGCAAACAATCTGCTCGTAGATGTCGTCCGACCGGAACATCTTTCGGACGAACCCGATCACTACCAGGCCGCACAGCCCGGTGTATAACGCTGAGATCATGCTGGTCATTCCGCTCGTCACCTCACGAGGAACTTCAAGCTGTTGGCGAAGTAGACGGCCAGGACACCGAGGAGATTGATCAGGAGAATCGGAGGCACGCACTTGCGCAGGAAGGTCCGGTATTCCCCGTCGTACCCTACTGACGAGACCGCGAACTTGCCCACGAGAGCCGTAGGAGGTATCAGCGCCCCAAGCGAGATACACAAGCTCAAGCCGGATATCGCGATGACGGGATCCCGACCGAGGGAGGCCCACATGTATGGAAGCCCGAAGACCGCTGCCGCTCCGAAGGCAAGAAAGGTGCCTGCAAAAGGCAGCACCGCGTAGAGTCCGGGGTACAGGAGAAACCCAGGCAAGGTGAGAATAGCCGTCACGAACAGGCCCTTGACGCCGGTCAGGCTCATGATCTGAACGAGGATCCCCACCGCCGTCATAATACCTATGATCGGCAACAGCAGGTCCATTGTATTAGTGAACGATTTCCACAGGTCAACCCTTGCGCCGCAAGCGAGCGCGACCAACACACCGATCACGAATATCAGCGGCAATCCAATGTTCGGCATGACCAGAGGAAAGAGCCTCGTGGCCACCATCAGGGCTATGATCGCAATGAGAGGAATGTAGGCTGCCGCCCGGGATTGCCCAGCCCGCACCTGCGGGAGCTTTGCGAGAACAGCCTCCACGTCGAGAGGTCCCCGGACGAAACGAAGCCCGTACACCGCCGCAGCGATAGTCGCAAGGACCAAACATACGAAAGCCAGCGGGCAAAAGAACCCCGAATACGGAAGGTTGATTCCCGCAGCCATTATCATGGCATACACATTCACGGGCGGGGCAATCAGACTCAACACCCCTGCAATCGCCACAAGCACAGCAACGTTGAGGATGGGGATGCCCATTCCCACAAGCACCGGTCCGACTATCCCACCCGTCGCAAGCACCGCAACAGTTCCGGAACCAGTCACAGCTCCGGGGAACATAACGACAATCATGATCAGAAGAAGCAAGATGAACGGGCGTCTGTGAAACCTCTTGGTGATGTCTCGCACCAGGAGGTTGAGGGCGCCGCTCTCTCTCAGGACATCCATGAAGACTCCTGCAGTGATCACAATGAGCAAGAAGTAAAGGTAGGCGGTGGATCCCTCGGCAAACCGCCTGATTGGAATCCCGTACCCTCCGGCAAGGGCGCCCGCCGCCGCCGTCAGGACCATAGCCAGAGTTGTCGGCATTCTGAGGAACCTGAGAGCGACGATGAATGTAATAACCATCACCACTAGAGCCAATACGGCACTGGTCACCAAGTCCATCCCTCCTCCAATGCCAGTCGAAGGGAGAGAATGGGGCGGCCGGCCTGCCCGGACCGCCCCTTCCCAACGCCTCCGTTACCAACCTACCACGTAGCCGTCACGGCGCGGGTCGGCTCCGCCCATCAGCACCATGCGCGACGGGTCGACAACAACGCCCTGCGCCCCGCCGACGGACATTGTCCAGTCGGAGAACAGCCTGATCTTGTGTCCTTTGGCCTCGAGTCCTTTGCGGACGTCTTCTGGGATCCTGGCCTCGAGCCTCAGGTCGTTTCCACCGAAGCTGTAGATGCGGTATCTCGGGGCCTCGATGGCGGTCTGCACATCCATGCGGAAATCAATGACGTTGACGATCAGCTGGAACATCGTCTGCCAGATCGCATCCCCTCCAGGGGTGCCGNNNNNNNNNNCCTTGACGACGAAGACTGGAGCGATGTTGTTCATCGGCCTCTTGTGGGGCTCCACCTTGTTGACATGGTCAGGGGAGAACTCCATCCATCCCCCGCCGTTGTTGAGGAAAACCCCCGTGTCTCCGACGACAACGCCTGTGCCCCAGCTGCTTCCGATGCTGGTGGTGTAGGACACCATGTTCCCCTGCCCGTCAACGACTGATATATGGGTCGTGTTCTCGTAGCTGTCCGCGTTCCCGGGGGCTATGGAGTCCTGGGCGCGTCCGAGGTCGATCCGCTTACGCTGGGCAGCCGCATACTCCTTGGAGATGAGGGCCTTCTCGGGAACGTGCACGAACTTGGGGTCTGCGATGTAGCGGTCGCGGTCCGCCGCGGCAAGCTTGGTCGCCTCGACCATCAGGTGCAGGGTTTCCACGGTATTATGGCCCATCTTCGCAAGGTCAAAGGGCTCGACTATGTTAAGCTGCTGTAGAACGAGTGCCCCGCAGAACTCTCCTCCCGGGACGTAGATGTCATACCCGCGATACGTCCCGTGGAGAGGTTCCACCCATTCGATCTCGTAGTTGGCGAAGTCCTCGAGAGTGAACAAGCCTCCGTTCTTCTTGAAGAAGTCGGCCATCTCCTGAGCGATCTCACCCTTGTAGAACACGTCTGGGCCTTCCTTGGCCACCCTCTTGAGCGTGTTCGCGAGGTCCGACTGCACCAACACGTCCCCTGCCTTCGGGGGAGCGCCGCCGGGAAGGAAGGTCTTAGCGGAGGTGGGGTATATCGAGAGCAATGTCTCCTGGTTCGCAATAGCGTTAGCCAACCGCTCCGTAATGGGGAATCCCCGCTCGGCGTATTCGATTGCGGGCTCGAGCACCTCCGCTAAAGACATGGTCCCATAGTTCTTCAGGGCCTCATCCCACGCGCGAAGCGCGGACGGCACCATACCGGCCATGTAGCCTCGCTGCGCAGTATCCTTGGTGAGGACATCTATGGACGCGCCCGCGGGGTTCGGCGCGTTCGCGTTGATACACGCGATCTTCTGAGTCTTGGCGTCATAGATGAGCATGACGCCCCCTGCGGCAATGCTGGAGAAATCCGGTTCCACGACGTTGAGAACCGCGGCAGTAGCCACGGCCGCGTCGACTGCATTCCCGCCCTTCATGAGTATCTGAAGACCGGCCTGGGACGCGAGAGGATGAGCGGCAGCCACGATGCCGTTGGAGCAAGTGACAACAGGCCTAGTCGCCGCGGCAGCCCCCATATTCCCGAGCACGAGACAAAGAAGCAAACCTGCCACAATTACATGTCCCATTGCGTGTTTTCTGAGCATAAGTCGCACCTCCCAAGCGTTAGATGATCGCCTCTCCAATGACCTGTTCGACGTCTCCCAGCAGATCGGTCCTGCGCATCCCCGAGCCGAGACGCAACCGCTCCTTCGAGGCCCACAGCACCGCGACTTTCATGCCTTGGCGGATTTCTGAGGTCGTCACCGGTGTGCCCGACTCCTCGTCGATGGTGGAAATGAGGTCTGGGAACGATCCAACACGTTCTGCCTTGCCTGACAGCCCGGATAAACTCAAGGTCATATACTCGTTCCAGAACTTCAGTTCTGCGATGGAAGACCCATCTTCGACCAAGACACGTCCTACATCAAAACCGGACTTGGTCTCCATGTCGATCCCGGTGACAACTCCTGCCATCACCACACTCCCGCCCAGAGCAAGTGCGCATACCTCGGCGGTGCGCATGCCCCCGGACCCGGCATTCGCCTCAATGATCTTGCCCA
This portion of the Bacillota bacterium genome encodes:
- a CDS encoding AroM family protein, whose translation is MNDRTCRTVAAVTIGQTPREDIVPELRRIMGIPEGPRVESIPPRSEAARGECRCSASPASPRAAIQIVEFGALDGLSDAEVAALAPTQGEELLVTRLRTGRSVQVSERKLYPLVEAAVRRAKDQADAIILLCTGSFDDLESNRPLLRPDRILMSTALAVVGDGILGVLTPDRSQACWQAERWEKAARAAGLGTTVVVEAASPFGVKESVKGNGGVTSCSGTEVQPGPGLTHTELREAARALAQCDVVVMDCMGYDLSMKEVAREASGRPVMLARSVLARVAAEVVL
- a CDS encoding succinylglutamate desuccinylase/aspartoacylase family protein, producing MSASPNFKRPTSSGARLVRAAVILAVTIAVTALASAQILESYTVEPIVKGPSVTEVRRLSDYFGGIRGTAGDTDVYVLEGDEPGGTVLLLGGVHATEVAGMLTAVLFIENAVVERGRLIIIPHSNNSGFTAQPAEDAFLPRFHVKTEWGERWFRLGDRLTNPVHQWPDPEAYAHYPSGQILSGSEVRNLNRCFPGRPNGLFTERVAYAITELIRKEDCDLVIDLHEASAMYPIVNVMVAHENALDIAGMSAMTLEFNEGFRIGVEASPGRLRGLTHREVGDHSDARVILMEVANPLMDWVRGRTTEDLLLVGKDEFLLAAAKKGLVTVPYDEGGLPIEMRVGRHASSILEILQTMEMMYPGTGVDITGVPRYADIRERGLGHFLKNPNGAE
- a CDS encoding TRAP transporter large permease → MVTSAVLALVVMVITFIVALRFLRMPTTLAMVLTAAAGALAGGYGIPIRRFAEGSTAYLYFLLIVITAGVFMDVLRESGALNLLVRDITKRFHRRPFILLLLIMIVVMFPGAVTGSGTVAVLATGGIVGPVLVGMGIPILNVAVLVAIAGVLSLIAPPVNVYAMIMAAGINLPYSGFFCPLAFVCLVLATIAAAVYGLRFVRGPLDVEAVLAKLPQVRAGQSRAAAYIPLIAIIALMVATRLFPLVMPNIGLPLIFVIGVLVALACGARVDLWKSFTNTMDLLLPIIGIMTAVGILVQIMSLTGVKGLFVTAILTLPGFLLYPGLYAVLPFAGTFLAFGAAAVFGLPYMWASLGRDPVIAISGLSLCISLGALIPPTALVGKFAVSSVGYDGEYRTFLRKCVPPILLINLLGVLAVYFANSLKFLVR
- a CDS encoding gamma-glutamyltransferase, with translation GTPGGDAIWQTMFQLIVNVIDFRMDVQTAIEAPRYRIYSFGGNDLRLEARIPEDVRKGLEAKGHKIRLFSDWTMSVGGAQGVVVDPSRMVLMGGADPRRDGYVVGW
- the ggt gene encoding gamma-glutamyltransferase; the protein is MLRKHAMGHVIVAGLLLCLVLGNMGAAAATRPVVTCSNGIVAAAHPLASQAGLQILMKGGNAVDAAVATAAVLNVVEPDFSSIAAGGVMLIYDAKTQKIACINANAPNPAGASIDVLTKDTAQRGYMAGMVPSALRAWDEALKNYGTMSLAEVLEPAIEYAERGFPITERLANAIANQETLLSIYPTSAKTFLPGGAPPKAGDVLVQSDLANTLKRVAKEGPDVFYKGEIAQEMADFFKKNGGLFTLEDFANYEIEWVEPLHGTYRGYDIYVPGGEFCGALVLQQLNIVEPFDLAKMGHNTVETLHLMVEATKLAAADRDRYIADPKFVHVPEKALISKEYAAAQRKRIDLGRAQDSIAPGNADSYENTTHISVVDGQGNMVSYTTSIGSSWGTGVVVGDTGVFLNNGGGWMEFSPDHVNKVEPHKRPMNNIAPVFVVK